A genomic region of Arachis hypogaea cultivar Tifrunner chromosome 5, arahy.Tifrunner.gnm2.J5K5, whole genome shotgun sequence contains the following coding sequences:
- the LOC112802862 gene encoding putative F-box protein At5g55150, producing MDEINRWADINEDLFKEISKRFHAYDDYIRLRLVCKEWSLKHPKIPNGNKIPWLLLPDETVKNYSYEDEEIHHLMQLGAADDETLDTCALEEKDIYHIMLSEMQSYNKFIRGSGHGWLIVQSISDGTIQMLNPFTNRSLDLPPVSTLPTIIDFQPDNHGDEYTMWDFRDIRITLDRDRTHRFQVEKVIINSSPEHDIENFMAVVIFGPNQRLAFYKPGNMRWVEFPTRDKGFNDVIFFQGKIYAINNYGQLYEFDTNTRTGLKGGIHETRPPSEIPVGPLRLKYLIGCTNGSLLMLTRYVNLPLGMELGTSKFNIYELKRNGKEWSTLDNLGDYILVIGYNSSVQISVPFLSKGNQIWFTNNQMELQSSFYDPVAQDIGIFDLDHGNFQRVLLDVKFFCPPVWLLS from the coding sequence ATGGACGAGATTAATCGATGGGCAGACATTAATGAAGATTTGTTTAAAGAAATTTCAAAACGGTTCCATGCCTACGATGATTACATCCGGCTTCGATTGGTTTGCAAAGAGTGGAGCTTGAAACATCCAAAGATTCCCAATGGAAACAAAATTCCGTGGTTATTGTTACCTGACGAAACTGTCAAGAATTATTCCTACGAAGACGAGGAGATTCATCATCTCATGCAATTAGGTGCTGCAGATGATGAAACTCTTGATACTTGTGCCCTTGAAGAGAAAGATATTTACCATATCATGCTGTCAGAGATGCAGTCGTACAACAAGTTCATTCGCGGTTCTGGTCATGGATGGTTGATTGTCCAATCCATATCTGATGGCACTATACAAATGTTAAATCCATTTACAAATCGTAGTTTGGATCTTCCTCCAGTCTCAACTTTACCCACTATAATTGATTTCCAGCCTGATAATCATGGGGATGAATACACAATGTGGGATTTCCGTGACATTAGGATCACCCTGGATAGAGATAGAACACATAGATTCCAAGttgaaaaggttattataaactCATCTCCTGAGCATGACATTGAAAATTTTATGGCGGTGGTGATATTCGGACCTAACCAGCGATTGGCCTTTTACAAGCCTGGCAATATGAGATGGGTAGAATTTCCAACCAGAGATAAGGGGTTTAATGACGTAATATTTTTCCAAGGAAAGATATATGCCATAAACAATTACGGGcagctatatgaatttgatacAAACACAAGAACAGGGCTTAAGGGAGGAATCCATGAAACCAGACCTCCATCTGAAATTCCCGTAGGCCCTCTCAGGCTTAAATATCTTATTGGGTGCACCAATGGAAGTTTATTGATGTTGACAAGATATGTTAACCTTCCCTTGGGGATGGAATTAGGGACTTCCAAATTCAATATCTATGAGTTAAAAAGAAACGGGAAAGAATGGTCAACATTAGATAATTTAGGTGACTATATACTAGTGATTGGATATAATTCATCTGTTCAAATTTCTGTGCCTTTTCTAAGCAAAGGAAATCAGATTTGGTTTACAAATAACCAAATGGAGTTGCAATCATCATTTTACGATCCTGTTGCCCAAGATATCGGCATCTTCGACTTGGACCATGGAAATTTCCAGAGAGTATTGTTAGATGTGAAGTTCTTTTGTCCTCCTGTTTGGTTGTTATCCTAA